The nucleotide sequence GTACTTCCTAACTTAATTGCATTACTTCTTTTAAGTAAAGTTGTAAAAAGTGTGTTTCGCGAACTTTAAGATGAACGCCGCTTAATCCGATGGGTTAAGCGGTTTTTTTATAGAGGATTTGGGGTGAGTGATATGGAATGTTATGAGGAGAAAGTTTGTTTGCTAAAGAGAGAAGGGAATAGAAGAGGCGAAATGAAAAAAAGGAGGACACAGCATGAAACCACACATCCAAGCTTTTGTATTTGATGCCTATGGTACACTTTTTGACGTTTATTCAGTATTTGAAGAGCTAGAGAAAATCTTCCCGAAAAAAGGCCAACAAATTAGTGAAACTTGGCGGCAAAAGCAAATCGAATATTCTTTCTTACGTGAAATGATGGGCCGTTATCGTCCTTTCTCAGGGGTCACAAGGGATGCACTCCGCTTTGCGTGTGAACAAGCAGGAGAAGAATTGAATAATGAGATAGAAGATAAACTGTTGCAGCGTTATTTAGAGCTGGATATTTACCCTGAAGTGACAGAGGTTCTTTCACAGTTAAGTGCGAAGCGGAAAGCGATTTTTTCAAATGGTTCGCCTGATATGTTGAATCCGCTTGTAGTGAAGTATCAATTAGACGAAGTATTAGATTCTATTATTACAGTGGATGACAAGAAACGTTTCAAGCCTGTGCCAGCTTCTTATACCTCAGTGTTAGAGAATCTTAGTGTTAAGCGTGATGAAGTATTATTTATGTCGTCAAATCCGTGGGATATTGCTGGAGCGAAAAGCTTTGGCTTCAATACAGCCTGGATTAATCGTGCAGGTAAAGTAATGGATAAGCTCGGACTTGACCCTGACTATGAGTATGGAAGCTTAGAAGGTATTTTAGAACATATTTAAACGAACAGCGCCGTTTAGGAATATAAAGCGGCGCTGTTAATTTATCAAAAGGTGGGAAAGCGTGTGGATTTTGTAATGAACGTATTAATGGTAATCGGCATCTTTTATTTTTCGATTTTCGCCATCTATATCCTCTCCCGCTTTCGGAAATAAGCTTATACACGATGGGTGTACTGTGGTAAGGTAATTCGGAAATGGGTACCGTTTTTACTACTAGAGATAATTTCGATATCTCCTCGGTGTTCAAATAATACCTTCTTGCAAAAAGAAAGACCGATGCCCATTCCTCTAGACTTAGAGGAGATAAAAGGTGTAAATATTTCATTCCATTTATGCCGGGGAATACCGTTTCCTGAATCGATAAAGTCTACAAGTATCATTTCCTGTTGATTTCGAACACGAATTTTTAATTTTTTCAGCTTACAATTTGGCTGAGTTGCTTCTATACTGTTTTTAATCAAGTTAACAAATACTTGGTGCATGTACGTATCGTTCATGAATCCCCAAATTTTCTCCCGTTGATTGAACTCTACTGTGTAGCCGTTTTCTTCTATTTCGTGCTTCGTGAGCTGAAGTGCTGTATGAATAACTTTGTGTACTTCACATATCTTCATTTCAATTTCCTTGCTTGTAAGAAAAGAGGAATAACTGTTAACGAGATTTTGGAGCTGATGATGGCCGAGTTCCAAGAAGTCCATCCACTCCGTCCCTTTCGAATCAAAGGTCTGCGTCTTTTTCAATAGCTTCGAATAGCCTTGAAGCATTGTTAACGAATTTTTCAGCTCATGAATAAGTGTCGATGTTAAAGTCCCCATATAGTCAAGACGTTGCTGTCGTTCAACGAATTTTTGATAATCATTCAAAATATGGTGTTGCATCTTCAAGAAAGAGAAAATAACAATAACAGAAAATAAAATCACACCAAAACTGCTAATAAGAAGCCCTGTTTCTGGAATAAAGTTAAGTGAACCTGTTACAAAAAGAATAAACGTACTTCCCGAAAACCGTTTCATGAATTTCCTTAAGTGAGGATGGTAAACGTGAGCGGCTCTGATACATAAACCTATATTCATAACTAAAAACATAAAAACCTGTATCTTAAAAATGAATGCTAAGCTTCCGTACTCTGGGAAATAAAAAGAAAGCCCTCCTGAAGAAGACCCTATTGTATGGAGCGTTAAGCTTCTGATATCATACGGCGTCCAATTAATGACGTAAACAAACAAACTCCAAATAAATATGACGACAAGTGTCGTCCTGCTCATGAAAAAGTCAGTAATTCGAATAAAAAAAGGTGCTCTTTCTTGATGTTCTACTCGGTCTTGGAGTGAGCAGGTGTAGGCAATATAAAATAACAAAGGAACAATCATTATTGGTCCTATACGGAGAATCTTAAATAGTCTTTCTATTAATTCAGCTGAAAAGAAATCACCCATATAAAGAACTGCAATTCCTACTTGCCAAAGGGTGGTAGCCCCTAAAAACAATAAAATTGCAATAGATATTCTTGAATATGGAAAAAGGCGCCACATCCCAGCGGCTAAAATAATTGGCAAAAGCCCTATCATAACAAGTAATATTGCTACCAAGCCCATAAACTCACCCTTTACAAGTACTCCCACTTATTATAGTGGTTATACTATGAGTATGCATAGCTTTGTTTATTAATAATTATTTGCCTATTTTTCAAAGGTGAAAACCCCTCGCTTTTGACGGCTAGGGCTGCGTTAATCTTCGAATGTTCCCCGAATCACTGCTTTTCCCTCAGCGACCATTGTTTTGCCTAAAGCGATGACAGTATCAATCTCAAGTGATTCACGATCAAGTAGAACGAGATCAGCATCATTGCCCTTGATGATTTGACCTTTCGTCTTAAGCTTCAAAATTCGTGCTGGATTTGATGTAACAGCTTGTAATGCAGTAGCAATCGGAACACCTTCCTTTAAGACTGCTTCACGAAATGCTTCATATAATGAACGTACTTTTCCAATTTGCATACCGATAAGTTCACCATTTGAATCAAAATCTGGCAGGCTCGCTTGTCCATCTGATGTAAACGTTATTTGTTCAATTGGAACGCCTTCTTCAAGCATAATCCTTAATGCTTTGCTGCTTTTGACTTCGCCTTCCTCCAGAAACTTCGGTATTGTGCTTGTCGTAAAATCAACAAATCCTCCTTTTTTTGCAAAAGCAATGCCAGCCTCGAACAAATAAGGATTGCGATTGATATGCGTAGGGTGGAACTGCTTAATGGGGATGTCTGTTTCTTCTACGACCTTTTCAAGCAGAGAGAGGGTATCTTTACTGTCTCCAACATGAACATTCACAATACCAGCCTTGCCTGACAGCATTCCTCCGACTCGTGCTGCTGCGGCCATCTTCGCGAATTCTTCTAAAGTAGGCTGTGAGGAGCGGTGGTCTGAGATAGCAATTTCACCAACACCGATAATTTTATCAATTAGAATAAGGTCATCTTCGATTTTTCCTGTTACGGTGCGAATTGGTAGTTGATAAGATCCTGTGTGTACAAAACAACTAATACCTTCTTCTTCAAGGGCACGTGCTTTTGCAATTAAGTCAGGCATTGTACGAGTCGTTCCGTCAGTTCCGATTACTCCGACAAGCGTTGTTACCCCGCTTAATGTTGCATCTGTCAGCTTGATTTCGGGTGTTCGCGTTTTAAAGCCACCTTCTCCGCCGCCGCCAATAATATGAACGTGTGAATCAATTAGGCCTGGAACTAAAACCTTTCCAGCTCCGTCAATTATGTTTATTTCAAATTGTGTAGGAGGTTCAATTTTATCTTCAATTGCTGCAATCCGTTTGTCTGCAAGTAAAATATCTTTTTTGCCTAAGTAGTGTGGAGTATAGACTTCGGCATCTTTAATAAGAGTAAGCATTGGTGAAACTCCTTTCATTTAAAGCATATAATCCTTGCTTTATTGTAATTCAATATAAATATGACACTGATAATACCTTCTGATAGATCTGTTGTAAAGAACTGGCTCAAGTGAAAGGAATGAAGGTTATTCCTCTTAAACGATACTTGCTTTTTTTCTGTTAATAAGTAAGATAGTAAAGGCGGTCAATAAAACCTTAAGTAAGCCTTTGAAATATTTTTAATAAAAGCTATTGACTTCTTGCTTGGTTGTCCGTATAATTCTAAATTGTCGCCAACAAAAAAACGGTGGCAAATAAGAACGGCTTCAAAAAAATAAAAAAGTTGTTGACGTGATTAAGCAACTTTGTTATTATAAAGAGGTCGCTTTGAGACAGAATGTTCTTTGAAAACTGGACAAAATAAACATGCTTTACGAGCAAGTTTCAAATTTTTTTCGAACTTCCATTTGGAAGCTTATCGGAGAGTTTGATCCTGGCTCAGGACGAACGCTGGCGGCGTGCCTAATACATGCAAGTCGAGCGGATGAAGGGGAGCTTGCTCCCTGGATTCAGCGGCGGACGGGTGAGTAACACGTGGGCAACCTGCCTGTAAGACTGGGATAACTCCGGGAAACCGGGGCTAATACCGGATAATCAAGTGAACCGCATGGTTCGCTTGTAAAAGACGGTTTTGCTGTCACTTACAGATGGGCCCGCGGCGCATTAGTTAGTTGGTGGGGTAACGGCCTACCAAGACGACGATGCGTAGCCGACCTGAGAGGGTGATCGGCCACACTGGGACTGAGACACGGCCCAGACTCCTACGGGAGGCAGCAGTAGGGAATCATCCGCAATGGACGAAAGTCTGACGGTGCAACGCCGCGTGAACGATGAAGGCCTTCGGGTCGTAAAGTTCTGTTGTTAGGGAAGAAGAACAAGTGCCGGAGTAACTGCCGGCACCTTGACGGTACCTAACCAGAAAGCCACGGCTAACTACGTGCCAGCAGCCGCGGTAATACGTAGGTGGCAAGCGTTGTCCGGAATTATTGGGCGTAAAGCGCGCGCAGGCGGTTTCTTAAGTCTGATGTGAAAGCCCGTGGCTCAACCACGGAGGGTCATTGAAACTGGGGAACTTGAGTGCAGAAGAGGAGAGTGGAATTCCACGTGTAGCGGTGAAATGCGTAGATATGTGGAGGAACACCAGTGGCGAAGGCGACTCTCTGGTCTGTAACTGACGCTGAGGCGCGAAAGCGTGGGGAGCAAACAGGATTAGATACCCTGGTAGTCCACGCCGTAAACGATGAGTGCTAAGTGTTAGGGGGTTTCCGCCCCTTAGTGCTGAAGTTAACGCATTAAGCACTCCGCCTGGGGAGTACGACCGCAAGGTTGAAACTCAAAGGAATTGACGGGGGCCCGCACAAGCGGGTAGCATGTGGTTTAATTCGAAGCAACGCGAAGAACCTTACCAGGTCTTGACATCCTCTGACCACCCTGGAGACAGGGCTTCCCCTTCGGGGGCAGAGTGACAGGTGGTGCATGGTTGTCGTCAGCTCGTGTCGTGAGATGTTGGGTTAAGTCCCGCAACGAGCGCAACCCTTGTCCTTAGTTGCCAGCATTCAGTTGGGCACTCTAAGGAGACTGCCGGTGACAAACCGGAGGAAGGTGGGGATGACGTCAAATCATCATGCCCCTTATGACCTGGGCTACACACGTGCTACAATGGATGGTACAAAGGGAAGCAAGACCGCGAGGTGGAGCCAATCCCATAAAGCCATTCTCAGTTCGGATTGCAGGCTGCAACTCGCCTGCATGAAGCCGGAATCGCTAGTAATCGCGGATCAGCATGCCGCGGTGAATACGTTCCCGGGCCTTGTACACACCGCCCGTCACACCACGAGAGTTTGTAACACCCGAAGTCGGTGGGGTAACCTTTTGGAGCCAGCCGCCGAAGGTGGGACAAATGATTGGGGTGAAGTCGTAACAAGGTAGCCGTATCGGAAGGTGCGGCTGGATCACCTCCTTTCTAAGGATTTTATATGCACCAACGGTGCAAAAACGAGTAAGCATGCTTTATTTTGTCCAGTTTTGAATGAATATTCAACATTTTATGGGCCTGTAGCTCAGCTGGTTAGAGCGCACGCCTGATAAGCGTGAGGTCGGTGGTTCGAGTCCACTCAGGCCCACCATAAAATGATTATATCCCGGGGCCTTAGCTCAGCTGGGAGAGCGCCTGCCTTGCACGCAGGAGGTCAGCGGTTCGATCCCGCTAGGCTCCACCAATTGAACCTGCAAAGTTGAACTTCTGATGAAGGAAGTCGCATGTCGCGATTTATCCAGAAGTTGTTCAGTCTGCAAATTTGTTCCTTGAAAACTAGATAACCGAAACAGAAGTAAAGATTCCTTTTTAAATTAAACCGATTTAAAGGGTATGTGCAAATGCGTTTTATGTATGATGCTCATCAATGGTTAAGTTAGAAAGGGCGCACGGTGGATGCCTTGGCACTAGGAGCCGATGAAGGACGAGACTAACATCGATATGCTTCGGCGAGCTGTAAGTAAGCGTTGACCCGGAGATTTCCGAATGGGGAAACCCACTGTCCGTAATGGGGCAGTATCATCATCTGAATCCATAGGGTGATGAAGGCAGACCCGGGGAACTGAAACATCTAAGTACCCGGAGGAAGAGAAAGCAAACGCGATTTCCCGAGTAGCGGCGAGCGAAACGGAAACAGCCCAAACCAAGAGGCTTGCCTCTTGGGGTTGTAGGACGTTCCACATGGAGTTACAAAGGAACAGGATAAGTGAAGCGGCCTGGAAAGGCCGGCCACAGAAGGTAACAGCCCTGTAGCTGAAATCCTGTTCTCTCCGGAGCGGATCCTGAGTACGGCGGAACACGTGAAATTCCGTCGGAAGCAGGGAGGACCATCTCCCAAGGCTAAATACTCCCTAGTGACCGATAGTGAACCAGTACCGTGAGGGAAAGGTGAAAAGCACCCC is from Bacillus tianshenii and encodes:
- a CDS encoding haloacid dehalogenase type II — translated: MKPHIQAFVFDAYGTLFDVYSVFEELEKIFPKKGQQISETWRQKQIEYSFLREMMGRYRPFSGVTRDALRFACEQAGEELNNEIEDKLLQRYLELDIYPEVTEVLSQLSAKRKAIFSNGSPDMLNPLVVKYQLDEVLDSIITVDDKKRFKPVPASYTSVLENLSVKRDEVLFMSSNPWDIAGAKSFGFNTAWINRAGKVMDKLGLDPDYEYGSLEGILEHI
- a CDS encoding HAMP domain-containing sensor histidine kinase, with protein sequence MKRFSGSTFILFVTGSLNFIPETGLLISSFGVILFSVIVIFSFLKMQHHILNDYQKFVERQQRLDYMGTLTSTLIHELKNSLTMLQGYSKLLKKTQTFDSKGTEWMDFLELGHHQLQNLVNSYSSFLTSKEIEMKICEVHKVIHTALQLTKHEIEENGYTVEFNQREKIWGFMNDTYMHQVFVNLIKNSIEATQPNCKLKKLKIRVRNQQEMILVDFIDSGNGIPRHKWNEIFTPFISSKSRGMGIGLSFCKKVLFEHRGDIEIISSSKNGTHFRITLPQYTHRV
- the iadA gene encoding beta-aspartyl-peptidase is translated as MLTLIKDAEVYTPHYLGKKDILLADKRIAAIEDKIEPPTQFEINIIDGAGKVLVPGLIDSHVHIIGGGGEGGFKTRTPEIKLTDATLSGVTTLVGVIGTDGTTRTMPDLIAKARALEEEGISCFVHTGSYQLPIRTVTGKIEDDLILIDKIIGVGEIAISDHRSSQPTLEEFAKMAAAARVGGMLSGKAGIVNVHVGDSKDTLSLLEKVVEETDIPIKQFHPTHINRNPYLFEAGIAFAKKGGFVDFTTSTIPKFLEEGEVKSSKALRIMLEEGVPIEQITFTSDGQASLPDFDSNGELIGMQIGKVRSLYEAFREAVLKEGVPIATALQAVTSNPARILKLKTKGQIIKGNDADLVLLDRESLEIDTVIALGKTMVAEGKAVIRGTFED